ACGTTGCCAATGCACAGCAGCAACAGTTGTGCTGGACAGTTAAAGTGCTCAACCCAAAGGTTGTTGTACAGCCCGGAACGCCTGACATTTACAGCACCGGTGCCGACAATGTGTTTTTGGGAGTGCCTTTAAATGGGGCAATCCCTGCCCTTCAAAACTGGCAGTTTACCCCCACGGGTCAGAGTACCATCAATGCTGTTAACGGCATCATTCCGCTTACGGCACATCTGGCAGCCGGTGATTCTGTTACAGGGCAGCTATGCGCTACTTTTGTGAGCTGCGACAGCACCATAAACTCCTTCCCTTTATATTACGGATGGAACTGCAACGGCTTCCCTACGGCCACTTCGCAAATACCCGATACGGTATGTGGTGCCGGCTCTGTGACGCTTGGAATAGAATATTTTGAGGCAGCCATCACTGGCGAAGGCAAAGGATATATCCCTAATAATTACACCCTTTGCGACACCCTTAAAAAATTTACCTGCATTTTTAACAGCAATCCGGGATATGCCTATCCCGACTTTGCAGGGCTGATTAATATACCACAGGGGCTGAACATACTCAGTGCCTATATACTGAACCCCAATGCTACGCCCGTTACGGTCTCCTACCTTACCGGCAGTGCCCCCTCGTGGCAGATAACACCTGCCAACATGCAGGCTTTGGGCTTTGCCAATGGCGGCATACACCTCACCGACAGGTTTTGTGTTTATTTTAATCTGATTCCTGAGTGCGCATTTGCCTCAGACACCATTTTGCCCAACATACTGGTAGCCGGCAAAAACTACTGTGGCGACTCGCTTTCCTATACAGCCTATTTTAACTACAACAACCAGAATCCGCTGTTTATGGACAGCACTGCCTGTACAGACTGCTGGAGCATTACCAAAACTGCCGGCACCGACACAACCAACGTAGGCGACACGCTTACCTACACCATTACCGTGTGTAACAACAGCGTAAATACGCAGACCGGTATCCTTGCAGACAACACCCCTGCAAATTTTGTGATTACCAACAGCACACTGCCTGCAACAGTAACGCTAAACTCCATGCAATGCGCCACCTTTACCGTATCAGGATATTTTACCTCTCCGGGTAGTTGTTTTTACAATGTAGCCTCCATTACTTCTCCGGCTAACACGGTTTGGAAAGATAGTGTTTGTGTGACGGTTCTTAATGTTTGTGCAAATACCGACACTACCTTTGCAGACAGTACCTATTCGGGAAAAAAGGTTTACAACAATATCTCTATTTTCATTGCAGGAAAGTATTATGTAAGTGATTCATTAGTTTTAAATAACTGTATGGTCTATGCCAATGCAGGTTCACAAATAATCGTATTGGCAAACAGTACTCTTGTACTAAATAACACTTCCATACAAAGTTGTGATACTATGTGGCAAGGTATATTGGTAAACAATGAAGGAAGAATATATCTACTAAACAACAGTACACTAAAAGATGCTGATGTTGGAATAACAACAAATAAAGGCTCTGTTGCTATTATTGATTCTGCTAGTATTGTAGATTGTGTACGTGGCATATATGCGCCACCGGCAACCGGATTTGTTAATACATCCATAACTGTAAGTCGAACAGAAATTGCAATGAAATCAATAATATTTAAACCCGATTACATTGGACAGCCTGCACATGGCAATCTACCATATACCGGCATAGAGGTTAATAATATTATAATGACATTGGGAGGCATAGCAGGTAAATTAAATGAGTTTTATAAATTGAATAATGGGTTTGTAGCTCACAATAGCATAATAAACATTAAACGAACAAAGTTTTATAACATTACAAAAGATGTATCTTATACAAATCAATATCAGGGCATGGCTATGGCTACTGATGCAAGCACTACTTCGCTGGCAATGATTAGAGTATTACCGGAGGCAACAACATATAACACTGTTGACAATGCCGAATACGGAATTTACGCAAGAGGTGTAACCGTTGCGGTTGACTACCTTCATTTGCTCAACGTGCGCTACGGTGTTTATTGCATTCAAACACCGGCAGCCAAAACAAGCACTGTTACCAATTGTACAATTACATCAAGGCATATCGGAATATTCTTTGTCTCTAACCCTTTGGCTAAATTCATGATTGCAAATAATAACACTATTACTATCAGTGGCACTGTCAACTCAGGTTTTTCACTCGGACATTATGGTATATGGATGAGCGAGGCCAATCCCAACGCATCTGTACGCTACTACTGCAATGGTAATACTATAAATCTTTATAATGCACAGCACGGCATCTATTCTGGTGTGCTTAACACTGCCAAAATCAAATTCAACAACATAAAAATAAATAACAACGGCAACAATAGTGGTATTACTATTTGGGCAAACCGTTATTCAAGCATTAGTTGCAATAGTATTTCAGGAATATATAGCAGTGGTCTTAATGCTTCTTCCAAAGGCATTCTAATGGGAAACAACTCACTATTAGGAAGCAACTCGCTTTACTGCAATTCTGTTGACAGCACTCATCGCGGCATTTACTTTGGCGGTGTAAACCCAAGCACTTATTTAAAAGCTACAGAGTTTCATCACCATTACAATGGTTTATACATCAATAACTCTGGCAGCATTGGTTGGCAAACTCATTTTGGTAATCGTTGGAACAATACTAATTTAAGTTATCAGGCTTTTAGCGGAAACTCACAAGCACCCGCATTTTCTCGTTTCATTGTAGATTCAACATTAAGCAGCGATTACTGGCCTTTAAATAACATAAGTGGATGGTTTAATCCATCATCAGGTAATACTTTTTATTGTTCTAATTCATCTGTGTGCAACACTCCTCCACCGGCTCTTACTGCAACAGAAGTAGAAGAACTGATTGCTAACGGCACATTTGAAACCGAAGAATTTGCCGAAGAAAGCCGTGCCATTGCCGAAGAATATTTATACGCATTACTGTCCAATGATTCAACATTGCTGCTGGAAGATTCAGCTTTTGTTGCATTTATGTCAGAAAACGAAGATGCTGCCGTAGGATATTTATACGATACCGAAGAATATATGCGGGCTGCTTACAGTTTTGATACGGTTTACATAAACCTGCTTGACAGTGCCAACAACCAAATTGATATTTTAAACGATAGCATAGTTTGGCTTGAGGAGAATCAGCCGCCAAATTGGGAAGCATTAAAGGAACAGTTTATCAATACCATTAATTTTTTAACCCAAACCATACAAAACATAAATATGCAACGTGATGCCTTAATGAACGATAATTTCACTCAGGCCGAACTGGTAAATGAAATAGTAGTGCCTGAAAATCTCCCACAGGAAAACACGCAAATTATCAACGAACGCGAAATGCAGTTTATGGAAGAGGGTACTTTGATAATAACCAACAATTACGAAGAACTCTTTGCCATTGCATCTCAATGCCCCTATGCCGGGGGGCCTGCCGTTGAGCGCGCACGGACATTAATTGCACTGGTAAACGATTCTGTGTATTACGATGACGATAATGTGTGCCTGCAAAGTGGAATATACAGGCAAAGTAACAACAATAGCAATAATATAAAGCAGGAAATTAAAGTCATCAACATAAATCCCAATCCTGCAAATGATGAGGTAACAATAACATTAATTGGTAAATTCGAAGGACTATGCACCATTGAAATAACCAACGCACTGGGTGTAATTATTGTAACCAAAACGCTTAACTGCAAAGATGCTGTTGCAAAAATTGATGTATCAAAACTTACACCGGGTGCATACACCATTAAAGTAAACGCTGAAAATAAATACAGCGTTCATTCAAAACTGGTAATTATCAGATGATAAATAAAAATAACATAACACAAGCAACTGGCAGCGTTATACTGCTGGTTGCTTTGTTATTTATTAATAACAAGTCCTGTGGACAAGGCTATAATCATACGTGGTTGTTAGGCTATCATTACAATATTAGCAATCCAACCGATACAATGGCGCGAATGGATTTTACAAATAGCAGCTATTCTCTGATTCCACACTTGAGAAAAATGCCTTTTGCTGAGACACAGGGTAATATCTCTGACGAAAATGGAAATTTTTTAATGAGCAGCAATGGTATTTGGATTGCTAATTCTATAGGAGATACAATGCCTAACGGGACTGGGCTAAATCCTGGCTGGGCAGCAACAAGTTTTAAAGATTATGGATTACCATTAATTAATGGTAACATTATATTGCCCATGCCCAATGATACTGACAAATTTGTTTTATTTCACCAAACAGCAGGGTCAATAACGTTAAATTCTCCAGAGATATTCTATACCATTATCGACAAAACACTGGATAGTGGAAAAGGTGATGTTGTTTCTAAAAATAATGTTGCATTATCGGGCTCATTTGGTCATGGAATGGCAGCCTGTAAGCACGGAAACGGTAGAGATTGGTGGGTAGTTGCTTTTAATAATAATGCTGGCATTATGTATAAATTTTTAATAAGCCCAAACAATGTACAATATATTGGTAGCCAAAATCTAAATGTTCCTGTATATGGTGATTGGGCAGGGCAGCCTGTCTTCTCACCTGACGGAAGTAAATTTGCATATCGTAATGGTTACAGCACCATCACTCAAACATGGGTTGAAAATATGAGACTGTTTCATTTTGACCGTTGCGATGCAACATTTACACTTGATACTATTGTTGACTATACCGATTCCTTATTAGGCTATGGTACTGCATTTTCTTCTAACTCAAGATACCTCTACTTTGGTTCCTCTCATCACTTATATCAACTTGATACAGATTCATTAACTGTATTCGGAAGTTTGCAGTTAGTTGCTACAAGCGATACATTTCCATCTCCGTCTCCTCCTTTTTACACAAATTTTCATACTATGTATCTTGCAGCTAACTGCAAGGTTTATCTGACATCAACAAATGGCGTTTTAGATTTGCACGAAATAGATTATCCAGATAGTGCGGGTACAGCATGTAATGTTAACCTACACAACATTCATCTGCCGTGTTTTAATTTAGGAACAGTTCCAGTCCACCCAAACTATTATCTCGGTCGCTTAGTCGGCAGCCCTTGTGATTCTTTAACAAGCATTAATGATTTAGCCGTGCATGATTTTAAATTTTCTATTTTTCCTAATCCATCAAACGGCAACTTCAAAATAGTTTATCTCTTACCACAGAACAAATCCGGCACACTCCAAATTTTTGATATTACAGGTAAAGAAGTTTACAAGCAAAATTTGCCGCAGTGGAGTACATTGCAATACATCTCATTGCCCAAAATCGCTAACGGTGTTTATCAATGTGTGATTAGCAGTGGCAATGAAAGGGTGCATAAAAAGTTGGTTGTCTTTAAAGAGTAACGTAGTATTTTTAAAACAGCTATGTATCGGTTTATAATACTACAATCCCCGTGCGCTGACGATCCAACAAAGGTGCGAACCGTAAATTTTCCAGCTTATGTAGGGCAGGCTTTGCGTAAAAAGAAAATTTACGGTTGGCTTTGTTGGTGTCTTTTTCTTTGGTTCGTTTCTTTTGGACAAGCAAAAGAAATGAACAAAGAAGCAACCGTCCAATCCATGCAATGCGACACCTTTACCGTATCAGGATATTTTACCTCTCCGGGAAGTTGCTTCTACAACGTAGCAAGCGTTACTTCTCCGGCAAGCACTATGTGGAAAGATAGTGTTTGTGTGAGTGTAAACTATGCTTGCACAGACAGCAGCACGTTCATCATTTACGACAGCACCTACAGTACTACCCTAAATTACAGATACGACACCTTAAACATATTTATTGAAGGCACACTGTTTGTAAACGACACCTTAAAATTGATGCGTTGCAATGTGTATATGAATGCAGGGGCGCATATTATAGTGCAGGCTGGCGGCTACTTGGATATTGACAGCAGCTTTGTAACAGGCTGCACCAATATGTGGCGCGGCATTACAGTACTTGACTACGGAGAGTTACTTGTGTACGAAGGCAGCACTATTGCCGATGCTGATACTACAGTACTTGCCAACAACAAAGCCAAGGCAACACTGCACAATGCCTATATCAAAAACTTTGTAATTGGAGTGTACATGCCGCCATCGGCAAATGTCTATTACAACGGCACAACACTAAAAGTAGAGCAGACAACTTTTGATTTCACGGCATTTAAACAAAACTACACAGGACAAAATACACATGGCGTAAAGCCGGAGTGCGGTGTGTTGCTTAATGATTGGATAGGGACTATTGGAACCTATCAGGATTCGATGTGGCTAAACAAATTCTTAAACCTGAACAATGGTATTGTTACCAAAAGCAGCACTGTAACAGTAAAAAATTGTTTCTTTGGTAATATACAAGCCGATGCTTTTTATGGTAAACAATACAATGGCACGGCAGTAGCATCTGTTGGTGATATTGCTACGGGCAAAAGAGGCAACCTCACCATGCAGCCCGTGATGAACAATCAAATCACTATCAATAGCAGCCACTTCGGTGTGTGGACTACCTACAGCACACTGAACCTAAACAATGTGCGCATGGACAGCATGTATATAGGTGCAACAGTAAACCGTTGCAAAGACTACCTGAGTGCTACCATTGCCTGGAACGAAATAAAAGCCAAACGCGCAGGTATTGTTTGCAACAACAATGCCGGTGCAGCCAAGATGGATTTAAACAACAACACCATTCATGTCAATGGTGCCGGATTAAATGTAGCTTCGGGTATCATCATCAGCGAAATCAATAAAAACGGACAGGGTAATTATTATATTGATAACAATTACCTGTATCTTTACAATGTACGTTACGGCATACGCATGCAAAATGTATACAAACCGTTGGTGGCACATAACTACATAGAACAAAACAACAGCAGCAGCAACTTTTACAGCGAAGGCATAACATCAAACAATTGCGACAGCACTCTGGTACGTTGCAATGGTGTACGCAATCTTAATATTGCTAACACAGTAACAAAAGGTATTGTTTACAGTATAAGCAGCAATGCAAGCATCAGTTGCAACAGCATTGACAGCACAGCCACAGGAATATTTTTTGGCGGCAACTGCATGGGCGCACAACTCAAAGGCAACACCCTGCGCAATAATTTATTGGGGCTGTACATTAACAATGTAGGCTTAACAGGCATACAACCAAACAACGGAAACAGATTTATTGATTACCGCGACACTGTTGGTGCTTATAATGCGAATTTATCATTCGGAGGATTATCAGGTTCAGAATTTCGTGTGAGAACAACTGATGTTCCGGGTAACATTTACTATCCCATACTGGCACAACAAAACTTAGGCTGGTTTAGCCCGACAGCGACAACAAGCCCGTATCAATGCGGTGCGGCTTGTTACGATATGCTTGAAGGAATAGACAATGAGATTTTGTACAGAATAATTGCAGGTGACAGCATACTCACAGAAGAATTTATCCCCGAGAGCCAAAGCATGGCAAGGCAGTATTTGTTTCAAGTGTTGACAAATAACGACAGCTTGCTTGCAAGCGACACCTTGTTTCAGAATTTTTATAATGAAATGCTAGCAGAAGCCGAAGGGCAACTTAACTCAGTAGAAAGGAGGTTTGAAACCTACGGCAAAATGGATTCTACATTTATTCCAATGTTGAATAGCATAGATACCTTATTGAAAGTATTTAATAGTTATGTAGAAGATTTTGAAGCGATGCGAGATTCAATCGAGCAATCTGGCACCAATGCTGATTCTCTATTAGAGCAATGGATTGTGCAAATAGGAAATTTAGAAAGAACAAGGCAGAACATTATATTGCAGCATAATGCTGTTATATCGGGCGAAATGTATGAAGGTGAATTAACCAACAACATTATAAATGGCGATGAACAGAATGAAATAAACAGTACATTAATGAATGACCTGTTTATGCAGTTAGAAGAAGCCAATTATACAAACATTGATGAGCATTATAATGAGATAATGAATATTGCGGAGCAATGTCCGTATTACAGTGGTGAAGCGGTTTATAGAGCAAGAGCAGTAATAGCTTTGGTAAATGATTCAATTGAATACAATGATGATGTGAATTGTTTGCTCTATGGCATTTACAGGCAAGGGAAAACAGCTAATGAATTAACATCAGAAAGAATTGAAGTAAAGCCGAACTCTGCAAGCGATTACGTTTCAATAAAAGTTAGTTGCAAAGAAAACGAAACATTCAGCGCAGATATAACAAATACAGTAGGGCAAAGTGTACTGAATAAAAAATTGAAATGTAATCAAGTAAATATAATTAACATTAGTGAATTACAACAAGGCGCATATACGATTGTTGTAAAAACAAAAAATGAAATTCAAAATTTTAAGCTCATTGTTGTAAGGTGATACGAAATAAATTTTATTTTATAGCATTATTGATGTTTTTCCCTGTGATGGCACAATCACAGGGAAAAACACATAATTTTCTTATAGGTTATAATATACTTACTGATGCTTATACAACATCGGGAAAGGGAAGGTTGCTATTTGACAGCAATTCTGTAACGGTTATTAGTGAAAGCAGGAAAATGGCTTTTCGTGCAGCACAGGGAAATATCAGTGATGAAAATGGTAATTTATTAATTGTGAGTAACGGCTGTTGGATAGCTGATGCCACAGGCGATACCATGATGAATGGAGGTGGGTTGAATCCGAACTCCTTTACCAATAATTGGTGCGATGCTTATTCTGGTATTCCTTTAGCACATGGTAATTTCATTTTGCCTTATCCGGGTAATGCTGATAAATACATTTTGTTTCATCAGACGGGAAATTATAACAACAATTTTGTTTCAACCGAATTGTATTATTCGGAAATTGATTTGTCGCTGAATGGCGGCTTGGGTGCGGTTACAACTAAAAACCAGAATATATTGAATGATGATTTGGCTTGGGGATTAGCAGCATGTAAACATGCCAATGGCAGAGATTGGTGGGTGTTTGCTTTAAAAGATGCAAGCACAATCATTCATAAATTTTTATTGGATTCATCAGGCATTACCTATATGGGTACGCAAAATTTGGGGTTTCCTATTCCTTTTTCAGGCAATGCAGGGCAACCTACATTCTCTCCTGATGGAACTAAGTTTGCATACACATCAGGTACAGGTAATCCACCACCTTTCCACGATGTAAGAATTTTTAATTTTGATAGATGCAACAGTAATTTTACAGGATTGGAATATATTGCTATAAGCGATAGTTCCGCAGGTTTTGGTTTGGCATTTTCATCGGATTCAAAATATTTATATCATTCCTCTTTTCAGAGAGTATATCAATTTAATACCGACACTTCCGATGTTGCTGCAAGTAAAACAACGGTTGCCGTTAATGATGGCTTTTATTCACCCATACCACCCTTTCAAACTGATTTTTGGTGGATGTATCTTGCTGCAAATGGTAAGATTTATATTTCTTCGGGTAGTGGTGTTATTGATTTGCACTACATTAATTATCCTGACAGTGCAGGAATGGCATGTGATGTACATCTGCATGATTTGCATTTGCCTTGTTGGTCTGTAAGAGGGAATGTTTATCACCCCAATTATTACTTAGGTTGTGATACTACTCAAACTACCTGTCCTTGTTTGATAACAGGTATTAATGAAATGGAGCAGCATGATTTTAAGTTTTCTGTTTCACCAAATCCCAACAATGGAAATTTTAAAATCATGTACTTGTTACCGCAGAATAGTAAGGGCACTTTTGAGGTATTTGATATAACGGGTAAAAAAGTTTTTTCTTACAACTTGCCGCAATGGAGTACGCTTCAATACATCTCATTGCCAAAAATCGCTAATGGCGTTTATCAATGTGTGATTAGCAGTGGTAATGAAAGGGTGCATAAGAAGTTGGTTGTCTTTAAGGAGTAATAAAAAGCAAACACTCAAACCTAATATACCATGTTTACAAAGTATTCTTCATGGCTCAAATACCGACCTTCTGAAAAAACACGTTAAGTAAAAGCCAACTATATGAGCAAAAAGAAAACAAACTGTCTGAAGTTGCCGGCATATCCGCCTGTGGCGGATTGCGGCAACAAGTTTTTGTTTTCGTGCGTTGATGGCTTTTGTAGTGGTTTTTCAGACAGTCTTGATTTTTTGGTTCTTTTGTATCAAGACAAATGCATTTATGAGTACAACTAAAATAAAGATAAACACAAATAAAAGAGTGAAGAAGGATACCCAAAGTTATCTACTCGTGGAGCACATTGCAATTTATTTCATTGCCAGATATTATAAATGTTATTTATCATAGTGTGATAACATTCAATTACCAAAGTGTAACTAAGAGATTGCTGGTGTATAAGCATTAAAAAAGAAATGCAAAACCATTCCATAATTATACTGCCATTAATCATTATGCTAACTTTACTATCAAATATGAATTATTAAAATTCAATTACGATTGAGATTTTTTTAAAACTTTCTTCAATAAACATTTCGAAATCATACCTTTGCTGCCTTATTTAAAATCAGTATGCGTCACGATGCATTAAATAAAATTACATTAGGCGGCCTTTTAGTCACGCTTGGAATCATTTATGGCGACATAGGCACTTCACCGCTGTATGTAATGAATGCCATCATTGGCTCAAGGCCCATAAGCCCTGAACTGGTTTTAGGCGGCATCAGTTGTATTTTCTGGACACTAACACTTCAAACCACATTTAAATATGTTTTTCTCACGCTTAGAGCCGATAATAAAGGTGAGGGTGGCATTTTTTCTCTTTATGCATTGGTAAGAAAGACAAAAGTAAAATGGTTGGTATTTCCTGCTATCTTAGGAGGAAGTGCCCTGCTTGCTGATGGATTAATCACCCCGGCAATTTCTGTATCTTCGGCAGTAGAAGGTGTTCAGATTCTCCATCCAGATATACCTATCTTACCCATCATTGTATCAATCATTTTCGGCTTGTTTTTTATTCAGCAGTTTGGTACCAATTTCGTGGGTAAATCATTTGGCCCTATTATGTTGCTTTGGTTTTCAATGCTGTTTGTGTTAGGATTTAATCAGCTTATTCAAAATCCAACGGTACTAAAAGCATTCAATCCCTACTATGCCTATCAGTTATTGGTTAATTATCCTCAAGGCTTTTGGATATTAGGTGCAGTCTTTCTTTGTACTACCGGTGCCGAAGCACTCTACTCAGATCTGGGACACGTGGGTCGCAAAAATATTTACATCACCTGGAGCATGGTTAAATTTTGTCTTTTAGTCAATTATTTTGGACAAGCAGCTCACCTGCTCAAGTTCGAAGGACAGACGATCAATATCAATCCATTTTACCAACTCATGCCCGAATGGTTTTTATTGATTGGTATTATAATTTCGACTACAGCAGCCGTTGTTGCCAGCCAGGCAATCATCAGTGGTGCGTTTACAGTAGTCAATGAAGCCATTCGACTCAATTTCGGACCAAAGCTGAGGGTAGTTTATCCGACAGACCTGCGCGGGCAGGTTTATATCCCTACGGTTAACTGGGTACTGTGTGCCGGTTGTATTGCCGTGGTTCTATTCTTTCAACATTCATCAAACATGGAAGGTGCCTATGGTCTGGCCATTATCATTGACATGATGATGACTACAACTTTATTATCCTTCTACCTCTATCTAAAACGTTATCCTTTACTGTTGGTCATGCTCACTTTTTTATTGTTTATTGTAATAGAAATAGCCTTTTTAGTAGCCAACTTCATCAAGTTTGAACATGGTGGTTATGTGACCATGCTTATTGCTGCATTCTTGTTTTTCACCATGTACGTGTGGTATGCTGCACGTAAAATCCGCAATCAGTTTGTGGATTTTGTAAAAATAAAAGACTTTTTGGAAATATTAACCAACCTGAGCAAAGACGAATCTATTCCTAAGTATGCAACCAACCTTGTATATCTGACCAGTGCTAACCGCAGAGATGAAATAGAATCGAAAGTGATGTATTCTCTCTTACAGAAATTTCCGAAGCGTGCCGACATTTACTGGTTTGTACACGTAGATGTGCTTGACGAACCTTATACCATGGAGTATAAAGTAGAAGAAATGGTTAACGATAAAGTTATCCATATTGATTTCCGGTTGGGTTTCCGGATTGAGCCCCGCATCAATCAAATGTTTCGTCAGGTTGTTGAGGAGCTTGTAAAAAATAATGAAGTTGATATCACCAGCCGATATACTTCGCTTAAAGAAAAGAATGTAATCGGTGATTTTCGTTTTGTTGTTATTGAGAAAACACTTTCCTACGACAACAAACTCACCTTCTACGAGAAGTTTGTACTTAGTGCCTATGACTTTCTAAAAATGCTGAGTTTACCGGAATCAAAAGCATTTGGACTTGACACCAGTTCTGTAACAGTAGAAAATGTTCCACTGGTGGTAAAGCCATCAGGTAAATTTCGATTGAAAAGGATTTAGTGATTAGAAAAAGAAAATATTTAATAAGTCACCAACCCATTTAAAAGTGGAATTATTTTGATGCTTCAATTTTTGTGAGTTGAGAAAGAGACATCTTAACAAATGAATCGAATTCCCCTTTCCTTGTTTTAATTACAGCTTTTTCACCTTTAATACTCATAATTACTCCTTCAAAAACCTTTCCCATACTTTTCCATTTTACTGTATCACCGATAACCATACCATAAATGTTTGGTTGGCTGTCTTTCTTCTCAACTTCCATATCTTCAACTTTTTCAGTCTTTAGTGTACTCTCATTCGATTCTTTAACTGT
This portion of the Bacteroidia bacterium genome encodes:
- a CDS encoding T9SS type A sorting domain-containing protein, encoding MIRNKFYFIALLMFFPVMAQSQGKTHNFLIGYNILTDAYTTSGKGRLLFDSNSVTVISESRKMAFRAAQGNISDENGNLLIVSNGCWIADATGDTMMNGGGLNPNSFTNNWCDAYSGIPLAHGNFILPYPGNADKYILFHQTGNYNNNFVSTELYYSEIDLSLNGGLGAVTTKNQNILNDDLAWGLAACKHANGRDWWVFALKDASTIIHKFLLDSSGITYMGTQNLGFPIPFSGNAGQPTFSPDGTKFAYTSGTGNPPPFHDVRIFNFDRCNSNFTGLEYIAISDSSAGFGLAFSSDSKYLYHSSFQRVYQFNTDTSDVAASKTTVAVNDGFYSPIPPFQTDFWWMYLAANGKIYISSGSGVIDLHYINYPDSAGMACDVHLHDLHLPCWSVRGNVYHPNYYLGCDTTQTTCPCLITGINEMEQHDFKFSVSPNPNNGNFKIMYLLPQNSKGTFEVFDITGKKVFSYNLPQWSTLQYISLPKIANGVYQCVISSGNERVHKKLVVFKE
- a CDS encoding KUP/HAK/KT family potassium transporter yields the protein MRHDALNKITLGGLLVTLGIIYGDIGTSPLYVMNAIIGSRPISPELVLGGISCIFWTLTLQTTFKYVFLTLRADNKGEGGIFSLYALVRKTKVKWLVFPAILGGSALLADGLITPAISVSSAVEGVQILHPDIPILPIIVSIIFGLFFIQQFGTNFVGKSFGPIMLLWFSMLFVLGFNQLIQNPTVLKAFNPYYAYQLLVNYPQGFWILGAVFLCTTGAEALYSDLGHVGRKNIYITWSMVKFCLLVNYFGQAAHLLKFEGQTININPFYQLMPEWFLLIGIIISTTAAVVASQAIISGAFTVVNEAIRLNFGPKLRVVYPTDLRGQVYIPTVNWVLCAGCIAVVLFFQHSSNMEGAYGLAIIIDMMMTTTLLSFYLYLKRYPLLLVMLTFLLFIVIEIAFLVANFIKFEHGGYVTMLIAAFLFFTMYVWYAARKIRNQFVDFVKIKDFLEILTNLSKDESIPKYATNLVYLTSANRRDEIESKVMYSLLQKFPKRADIYWFVHVDVLDEPYTMEYKVEEMVNDKVIHIDFRLGFRIEPRINQMFRQVVEELVKNNEVDITSRYTSLKEKNVIGDFRFVVIEKTLSYDNKLTFYEKFVLSAYDFLKMLSLPESKAFGLDTSSVTVENVPLVVKPSGKFRLKRI
- a CDS encoding T9SS type A sorting domain-containing protein, translating into MNKEATVQSMQCDTFTVSGYFTSPGSCFYNVASVTSPASTMWKDSVCVSVNYACTDSSTFIIYDSTYSTTLNYRYDTLNIFIEGTLFVNDTLKLMRCNVYMNAGAHIIVQAGGYLDIDSSFVTGCTNMWRGITVLDYGELLVYEGSTIADADTTVLANNKAKATLHNAYIKNFVIGVYMPPSANVYYNGTTLKVEQTTFDFTAFKQNYTGQNTHGVKPECGVLLNDWIGTIGTYQDSMWLNKFLNLNNGIVTKSSTVTVKNCFFGNIQADAFYGKQYNGTAVASVGDIATGKRGNLTMQPVMNNQITINSSHFGVWTTYSTLNLNNVRMDSMYIGATVNRCKDYLSATIAWNEIKAKRAGIVCNNNAGAAKMDLNNNTIHVNGAGLNVASGIIISEINKNGQGNYYIDNNYLYLYNVRYGIRMQNVYKPLVAHNYIEQNNSSSNFYSEGITSNNCDSTLVRCNGVRNLNIANTVTKGIVYSISSNASISCNSIDSTATGIFFGGNCMGAQLKGNTLRNNLLGLYINNVGLTGIQPNNGNRFIDYRDTVGAYNANLSFGGLSGSEFRVRTTDVPGNIYYPILAQQNLGWFSPTATTSPYQCGAACYDMLEGIDNEILYRIIAGDSILTEEFIPESQSMARQYLFQVLTNNDSLLASDTLFQNFYNEMLAEAEGQLNSVERRFETYGKMDSTFIPMLNSIDTLLKVFNSYVEDFEAMRDSIEQSGTNADSLLEQWIVQIGNLERTRQNIILQHNAVISGEMYEGELTNNIINGDEQNEINSTLMNDLFMQLEEANYTNIDEHYNEIMNIAEQCPYYSGEAVYRARAVIALVNDSIEYNDDVNCLLYGIYRQGKTANELTSERIEVKPNSASDYVSIKVSCKENETFSADITNTVGQSVLNKKLKCNQVNIINISELQQGAYTIVVKTKNEIQNFKLIVVR